The DNA segment CGCAGGCCGCGGCGGCAAGGTCGCCTTCTACTTCGAGGGAGAGCCGGGCGACCGCCGCACGATCACCTACGCCGAACTCGAGCGTGAGGTCGCGAAGGCGGCGAACACCCTCACCGGTCTCGGCATCGTGCAGGGCGATCGGGTCGTGCTCTACCTCCCGGTCATACCGGAGACCATCATCATCACCCTCGCCATCGCGCGCCTCGGCGCGGTGCACTCGCTCGTCTTCGGCGGCTTCTCGGCGGAGGCGCTGCGATTCCGCATCGAGGACACCGGCGCGAAGCTCCTCGTCACGACCGACGGCCAGTACCGGCGCGGAGCGGCCGTCGCGGTGAAGTCCGCTGCCGACGCCGCCGTCGACGGCGTCGCGTCCATCGAGCACGTTCTCGTGGTCCGCCGCACCGGCGACCTGACACCCGACCTGCCGTGGACGCCGGGCCGGGATGTCTGGTGGCACGAGAGCGTTGACCGAGCGCCCGACACGCACCAGGCGGAATTCTTCGACGCCGAGACTCCGCTGTTCATCATCTACACGTCGGGCACGACCGGCACGCCGAAGGGCCTCGTGCACTCGAGCGGCGGCTACCTGACCCACGCGTCGTGGAGCCACTGGGCGGTCTTCGATGCGAAGGACGACGACGTGCACTGGTGCACGGCCGACCTGGCGTGGGTCACCGCGCACAGCTACGTGCACTACGGACCGCTGTCGAACGGCACGACCTCGGTCATCTACGAGGGCACCCCCAACACCCCGCATCCGGGCCGGCACTTCGAGATCATCGAGCGCTATGGCGTCACGACGTATTACACGGCACCGACCCTCATCCGCACCTTCATGACGTGGTTTAAGGACGGCGTGCCCGCGGAGTTCGACCTGTCGAGCATCCGCCTGCTCGGCTCGGTGGGCGAGGCAATCAACCCCGAGGCGTGGGTCTGGTTTCGCGAGCATCTCGGAGCCGGCACCGCACCGATCGTCGACACCTGGTGGCAGTCAGAGACGGGCGCGGCAGTCATGGCTCCGCTGCCGGGCGTCTCGACGCTCAAGCCGGGTTCGGCACTGCGCGCCCTGCCGGGCCTGACGACCCGTGTCGTCAACGACGCCGGCGACGAGGTGCCGCTCGGATCGGGAGGCTACCTCGTCATCGAGGGTACCTGGCCGGGGATGGCGCGCACCGTGTGGGGAAACCCGGAGCGCTACCGCGACTCGTACTGGGCCAGGTTTGCCGAGCAGGGCTACTTCTTCTCTGGCGACGGCGCCAAGTACGACGACGACGGGGACATCTGGCTGCTCGGCCGGGTCGACGACGTGATCAACGTCGCCGGGCACCGCCTCTCCACGATCGAGATCGAGTCGGCCCTCGTCTCCCACCCCGCGGTCGGCGAGGCCGGCGTCGTCGGCGTCGCGGACCCGACGACGGGCGAGGCCATCGCCGCGTTCGTGATCCCCGCCGTCTCGCCGGCGGACCCGCGCGACCCGGCCGCCTGGGTCACCCTCCGCGATGAGCTCACGCCGCTGCTGCGGGCGCACATCGCCGACCAGATCGGTCCTGTCGCCAAACCCCGGGACGTGTTCATCGTTCCCGACCTGCCGAAGACCCGCTCGGGCAAGATCATGCGGCGCCTGCTCGGCGACATC comes from the Marisediminicola antarctica genome and includes:
- the acs gene encoding acetate--CoA ligase, whose amino-acid sequence is MSQNDGSIRNLLTENRRYPAPAAFAAQANVDGTWWDLAAADPVAFWSEQAKRLDWAEPWHTDHSWEPALPQSDGTLSIPRAEWFAGGRLNVAVNCVDRHVAAGRGGKVAFYFEGEPGDRRTITYAELEREVAKAANTLTGLGIVQGDRVVLYLPVIPETIIITLAIARLGAVHSLVFGGFSAEALRFRIEDTGAKLLVTTDGQYRRGAAVAVKSAADAAVDGVASIEHVLVVRRTGDLTPDLPWTPGRDVWWHESVDRAPDTHQAEFFDAETPLFIIYTSGTTGTPKGLVHSSGGYLTHASWSHWAVFDAKDDDVHWCTADLAWVTAHSYVHYGPLSNGTTSVIYEGTPNTPHPGRHFEIIERYGVTTYYTAPTLIRTFMTWFKDGVPAEFDLSSIRLLGSVGEAINPEAWVWFREHLGAGTAPIVDTWWQSETGAAVMAPLPGVSTLKPGSALRALPGLTTRVVNDAGDEVPLGSGGYLVIEGTWPGMARTVWGNPERYRDSYWARFAEQGYFFSGDGAKYDDDGDIWLLGRVDDVINVAGHRLSTIEIESALVSHPAVGEAGVVGVADPTTGEAIAAFVIPAVSPADPRDPAAWVTLRDELTPLLRAHIADQIGPVAKPRDVFIVPDLPKTRSGKIMRRLLGDIVDGRPLGDTTSLQDETTPGQIELIIEAGR